Proteins encoded in a region of the Zunongwangia endophytica genome:
- the rho gene encoding transcription termination factor Rho — MFEISDLKAKKLPELQEIAKSLNVPKFRSLKKLDLVYQILDYQAANPKKTQEALQEEKAEEKKTEDKPKRPRKKIGSEKKPGRPKKAEVTPSEKKEETTKKENTDKPQPAAAKQPNKVKRKEKEKEQVSPKSDDNNSAKNNNRGNNNRKEPRNTPNNNKKDNRNNDNNNNHKGSGNRDNRNRYRQPDYEFDAIIESEGVLDIMQDNYGFLRSSDYNYLTSPDDIYVSQSQIRLFGLKTGDTVLGQIRPPKEGEKYFPLIKISKINGLDPQVVRDRVSFEHLTPLFPKEKFNLADKQSSISTRVMDMFAPIGKGQRGMIVSQPKTGKTMLLKDIANAIAANHPEVYQIVLLIDERPEEVTDMQRNVQGEVVASTFDKEAHEHVRVANIVLEKAKRLVECGHDVVILLDSITRLARAYNTVQPASGKVLSGGVDANALHKPKRFFGAARNIEGGGSLSIIATALTDTGSKMDEVIFEEFKGTGNMELQLDRRISNRRVFPAIDLISSSTRRDDLLLDENTIQRMWIMRKYLADMNPVEAMEFIQQKIKQTNNNEEFLISMNG; from the coding sequence ATGTTTGAAATTTCTGATTTAAAAGCTAAAAAGCTACCTGAGCTTCAGGAGATTGCCAAATCCCTAAACGTTCCAAAGTTTAGAAGTCTTAAAAAATTAGATCTAGTGTACCAAATTCTAGATTACCAGGCTGCTAACCCAAAGAAAACTCAAGAAGCGCTACAAGAAGAAAAGGCCGAAGAGAAAAAAACCGAGGATAAGCCAAAAAGACCAAGAAAAAAGATTGGTAGTGAAAAGAAACCTGGTAGACCTAAAAAGGCTGAAGTAACACCTTCAGAAAAAAAGGAAGAAACTACCAAGAAAGAAAACACAGATAAACCTCAGCCTGCTGCAGCTAAGCAGCCGAATAAGGTTAAGAGAAAAGAGAAAGAAAAGGAGCAGGTTTCACCTAAAAGCGACGATAATAATTCTGCGAAGAATAATAACCGCGGAAATAACAATCGCAAGGAACCTCGCAACACTCCTAACAACAATAAAAAAGATAATCGCAATAACGATAACAACAATAATCATAAAGGCAGTGGTAATCGCGACAATCGCAACCGCTACCGCCAGCCAGATTATGAGTTTGATGCGATTATCGAAAGTGAAGGTGTACTGGACATCATGCAGGATAACTACGGTTTCTTAAGATCTTCAGATTACAACTACCTTACTTCTCCAGATGATATTTATGTATCGCAGTCACAAATTCGTTTATTCGGATTAAAAACAGGTGATACCGTTTTAGGGCAAATTAGACCTCCAAAAGAGGGAGAAAAGTATTTCCCTTTAATAAAAATCAGTAAAATTAATGGCCTAGATCCTCAAGTAGTGAGAGATCGCGTTTCTTTTGAGCATCTTACGCCGCTTTTCCCAAAGGAGAAATTTAACCTTGCTGATAAGCAAAGTTCTATTTCAACCAGAGTGATGGATATGTTTGCTCCTATTGGTAAAGGACAACGTGGTATGATCGTTTCCCAACCAAAAACTGGTAAAACGATGTTACTAAAGGATATTGCAAATGCTATTGCTGCCAACCATCCTGAAGTGTATCAAATTGTACTGTTAATCGACGAACGTCCTGAGGAAGTTACCGATATGCAACGTAATGTACAGGGTGAAGTCGTTGCCTCTACTTTTGATAAGGAAGCGCACGAACATGTTCGGGTAGCCAATATCGTGCTAGAAAAAGCAAAACGTCTTGTAGAATGTGGTCACGATGTAGTGATTTTATTAGATTCTATTACACGTCTTGCCAGAGCTTACAACACTGTACAGCCAGCTAGTGGTAAAGTTTTAAGTGGTGGTGTAGATGCCAATGCACTACACAAACCTAAGCGTTTCTTTGGTGCCGCTCGTAATATTGAAGGCGGTGGTTCTTTATCTATAATCGCAACAGCGCTTACAGATACAGGATCTAAGATGGACGAGGTTATCTTTGAAGAATTTAAAGGAACCGGTAACATGGAACTTCAATTAGATCGTAGAATTTCTAATAGACGAGTATTCCCTGCAATCGATCTTATTTCTTCCAGCACGCGTCGTGATGATCTTTTATTAGATGAAAACACCATCCAGCGTATGTGGATAATGCGTAAATATCTTGCCGATATGAATCCTGTAGAAGCTATGGAATTTATTCAGCAAAAAATTAAACAAACTAATAACAATGAAGAGTTTCTTATTAGCATGAATGGCTAA
- a CDS encoding DUF4293 domain-containing protein: MLQRIQTIYLLIAAIVSLGLIFLFALWQTAEGSPVYAQDQITVFIMFIASGLLSLVSIFMFKNRKLQFVLGRINILLNFILLGVFVYWSLSLPGEMNISEKGIGMFLPIISIVFLVLANKAIKKDEDLVKSVDRLR, encoded by the coding sequence ATGCTACAACGTATACAGACAATTTATTTACTAATCGCAGCTATAGTCAGCCTTGGGCTTATTTTTTTATTCGCTTTATGGCAAACTGCTGAAGGTAGCCCAGTTTACGCTCAGGATCAAATAACCGTATTTATTATGTTTATTGCATCCGGATTATTATCTTTGGTGAGTATTTTTATGTTCAAAAATAGAAAGCTTCAATTTGTGTTGGGGCGTATCAATATATTATTAAACTTTATTTTACTAGGAGTGTTTGTTTATTGGTCACTAAGCTTACCCGGAGAAATGAATATTTCTGAGAAGGGTATTGGGATGTTTCTTCCTATCATTTCTATCGTTTTTCTAGTTCTGGCGAATAAAGCCATTAAAAAGGACGAAGATCTTGTAAAATCTGTAGATCGATTACGATAA
- a CDS encoding metallophosphoesterase family protein yields the protein MKKILLLSDNHSYIDDRILHYAEQADEIWHAGDIGDLDVTDKLQATGKPLIGVYGNIDNAEIRKEFPLHQRWMCEDVDVWMTHIGGYPKKYNPAVRDEIRQNPPKLFICGHSHILKVMMDKDLGLVHMNPGAAGKHGWHKQRTMLRFTIDGKEIKDLEVIELASK from the coding sequence TTGAAAAAGATTTTATTATTAAGCGATAACCATAGTTATATTGACGACAGAATTCTTCATTACGCTGAACAAGCCGACGAAATTTGGCATGCGGGTGATATTGGAGATTTAGATGTGACCGATAAACTGCAGGCTACTGGCAAGCCACTTATTGGCGTTTATGGCAATATCGATAACGCTGAAATTAGAAAAGAATTTCCATTGCATCAACGTTGGATGTGCGAGGATGTTGATGTCTGGATGACGCATATTGGCGGCTACCCCAAGAAATATAATCCTGCAGTTAGAGATGAGATTCGGCAAAATCCTCCTAAATTATTTATTTGCGGTCATTCTCATATCTTAAAAGTGATGATGGACAAAGATCTGGGATTAGTACATATGAATCCTGGCGCAGCAGGCAAACATGGATGGCATAAACAACGGACCATGCTTAGATTTACCATCGATGGCAAAGAAATTAAAGATCTGGAAGTTATTGAGTTGGCATCGAAATAA